In one Balaenoptera musculus isolate JJ_BM4_2016_0621 chromosome 20, mBalMus1.pri.v3, whole genome shotgun sequence genomic region, the following are encoded:
- the LOC118886336 gene encoding protein tyrosine phosphatase type IVA 1-like isoform X2, which produces MAQMIHAAPVEVTYKNMRFLITHNPTNVTLNKFIEDLKKHGITTIVRVCEATYDTTLVEKEGIHVLDWPFDDGTPPSNQIVDDWLSLVKIKFREDPGCCIAVHCVAGLGRAPVLVALALIEGGMKCEDAVQLIRQKRLGAFRSKQLLYLEKYRPKMWLCFKDSSGHRNNCCLQ; this is translated from the exons ATGGCTCAAATGATCCACGCAGCTCCTGTGGAAGTCACTTACAAGAACATGAGATTTCTTATTACACACAATCCAACAAATGTGACCTTAAACAAATTTATAGAGGACCTTAAGAAGCATGGAATTACCACAATAGTAAGAGTATGTGAAGCAACTTATGACACTACTCTCGTGGAGAAAGAAGGCATCCATGTTCTCGACTGGCCTTTTGATGATGGCACACCACCATCTAACCAGATTGTTGATGATTGGTTAAGTCTTGTGAAAATTAAGTTCCGTGAAGACCCTGGTTGTTGTATTGCCGTTCATTGTGTTGCAGGCCTTGGGAGAGCTCCAGTGCTTGTTGCCCTAGCATTAATTGAAGGTGGAATGAAATGTGAAGATGCAGTACAGTTGATAAGACAAAAGCGGCTTGGAGCTT TCAGAAGCAAGCAACTTTTGTATTTGGAGAAGTATCGTCCTAAAATGTGGCTGTGCTTCAAAGACTCCAGTGGTCATAGAAACAACTGTTGCCTTCAGTAA
- the LOC118886336 gene encoding protein tyrosine phosphatase type IVA 1-like isoform X3: protein MIHAAPVEVTYKNMRFLITHNPTNVTLNKFIEDWPFDDGTPPSNQIVDDWLSLVKIKFREDPGCCIAVHCVAGLGRAPVLVALALIEGGMKCEDAVQLIRQKRLGAFRSKQLLYLEKYRPKMWLCFKDSSGHRNNCCLQ from the exons ATGATCCACGCAGCTCCTGTGGAAGTCACTTACAAGAACATGAGATTTCTTATTACACACAATCCAACAAATGTGACCTTAAACAAATTTATAGAG GACTGGCCTTTTGATGATGGCACACCACCATCTAACCAGATTGTTGATGATTGGTTAAGTCTTGTGAAAATTAAGTTCCGTGAAGACCCTGGTTGTTGTATTGCCGTTCATTGTGTTGCAGGCCTTGGGAGAGCTCCAGTGCTTGTTGCCCTAGCATTAATTGAAGGTGGAATGAAATGTGAAGATGCAGTACAGTTGATAAGACAAAAGCGGCTTGGAGCTT TCAGAAGCAAGCAACTTTTGTATTTGGAGAAGTATCGTCCTAAAATGTGGCTGTGCTTCAAAGACTCCAGTGGTCATAGAAACAACTGTTGCCTTCAGTAA
- the LOC118886336 gene encoding protein tyrosine phosphatase type IVA 1-like isoform X1 produces MAQMIHAAPVEVTYKNMRFLITHNPTNVTLNKFIEDLKKHGITTIVRVCEATYDTTLVEKEGIHVLDWPFDDGTPPSNQIVDDWLSLVKIKFREDPGCCIAVHCVAGLGRAPVLVALALIEGGMKCEDAVQLIRQKRLGALKSNKQLLYLEKYRPKMWLCFKDSSGHRNNCCLQ; encoded by the exons ATGGCTCAAATGATCCACGCAGCTCCTGTGGAAGTCACTTACAAGAACATGAGATTTCTTATTACACACAATCCAACAAATGTGACCTTAAACAAATTTATAGAGGACCTTAAGAAGCATGGAATTACCACAATAGTAAGAGTATGTGAAGCAACTTATGACACTACTCTCGTGGAGAAAGAAGGCATCCATGTTCTCGACTGGCCTTTTGATGATGGCACACCACCATCTAACCAGATTGTTGATGATTGGTTAAGTCTTGTGAAAATTAAGTTCCGTGAAGACCCTGGTTGTTGTATTGCCGTTCATTGTGTTGCAGGCCTTGGGAGAGCTCCAGTGCTTGTTGCCCTAGCATTAATTGAAGGTGGAATGAAATGTGAAGATGCAGTACAGTTGATAAGACAAAAGCGGCTTGGAGCTTTGAAgagcaa CAAGCAACTTTTGTATTTGGAGAAGTATCGTCCTAAAATGTGGCTGTGCTTCAAAGACTCCAGTGGTCATAGAAACAACTGTTGCCTTCAGTAA